The following coding sequences lie in one Arabidopsis thaliana chromosome 3, partial sequence genomic window:
- the CSLC6 gene encoding Cellulose-synthase-like C6 gives MSRSQNEEFQQWWNKQRDRNNHDVLYAGDDEAFLTVEIRTPATVDPDKDRIRTRTVRQLSRLYLLKFKQLASSFLWIGNSFLYLVRTANRRIANDNPPSVSSSARLYRLIKGFLVVVVLLLCFELAAYFKGWHFTPPSVASAEVAVEVVYAWWLEIRASYLAPPLQSLTNVCIVLFLIQSVDRLVLVLGCFWIKLRRIKPVASMEYPTKLVGEGVRLEDYPMVIVQIPMCNEKEVYQQSIGAVCMLDWPRERMLVQVLDDSSELDVQQLIKAEVQKWQQRGVRIVYRHRLIRTGYKAGNLKAAMNCEYVKDYEFVAIFDADFQPPADFLKKTVPHFKGNEELALVQTRWAFVNKDENLLTRLQNINLSFHFEVEQQVNGVFINFFGFNGTAGVWRIKALEDCGGWLERTTVEDMDIAVRAHLCGWKFIYLNDVKCLCELPESYEAYKKQQYRWHSGPMQLFRLCFFDILRSKVSAAKKANMIFLFFLLRKLILPFYSFTLFCVILPLTMFFPEANLPSWVVCYIPGIMSILNIIPAPRSFPFIVPYLLFENTMSVTKFGAMISGLFKFDSSYEWVVTKKLGRSSEADLVAYAESGSLVESTTIQRSSSDSGLTELSKLGAAKKAGKTKRNRLYRTEIALAFILLAASVRSLLSAQGIHFYFLLFQGITFVIVGLDLIGEQVS, from the exons ATGTCTCGCTCCCAGAACGAGGAGTTTCAACAATGGTGGAACAAGCAACGAGATAGGAACAATCACGACGTTCTTTACGCCGGCGACGATGAAGCATTCCTCACCGTTGAAATCCGTACTCCGGCCACCGTTGACCCTGATAAGGATCGGATCCGGACTCGTACCGTTCGTCAGCTCTCTCGTCTCTACCTCCTCAAGTTCAAGCAACTCGCATCTTCCTTCCTCTGGATCGGTAACTCTTTCCTTTACCTTGTTCGCACCGCCAATCGCCGCATTGCCAACGATAATCCTCCATCCGTGTCTTCCTCCGCTAGATTGTACCGTTTAATCAAGGGATTTCTCGTTGTTGTTgtgcttcttctctgtttcgaGCTTGCCGCTTATTTCAAGGGATGGCACTTCACACCTCCCTCTGTTGCCTCCGCCGAGGTCGCTGTGGAGGTGGTTTACGCTTGGTGGTTGGAGATCAGGGCGTCTTACCTTGCGCCACCGCTTCAGAGCTTGACCAATGTATGTATAGTTCTCTTCTTGATTCAATCGGTTGACCGTCTGGTGCTTGTGCTTGGATGCTTCTGGATCAAGCTCCGCCGTATTAAGCCTGTTGCATCTATGGAGTACCCGACTAAATTGGTTGGAGAGGGAGTTAGATTGGAAGATTATCCAATGGTGATTGTTCAGATTCCTATGTGCAATGAAAAGGAG GTTTACCAACAATCTATAGGAGCTGTGTGTATGCTTGACTGGCCAAGGGAAAGAATGCTAGTTCAGGTTCTTGATGACTCCAGTGAATTGGATGTTCAGCAGCTTATAAAAGCGGAAGTACAAAAATGGCAACAAAGGGGTGTTCGGATAGTGTATAGACATCGTCTCATACGTACTGGTTACAAGGCTGGAAACCTTAAAGCTGCAATGAACTGTGAATATGTCAAAGACTACGAGTTTGTCGCCATATTTGATGCAGATTTCCAGCCACCTGCGgatttcttgaagaaaacTGTGCCTCATTTTAAG GGTAATGAAGAATTAGCCTTGGTCCAAACACGGTGGGCTTTTGTGAACAAAGACGAAAACTTGCTTACAAGACTCCAGAACATAAATTTGTCTTTCCACTTTGAAGTTGAACAGCAGGTCAATGGTGTTTTTATTAACTTCTTTGGCTTTAATGGAACTGCTGGTGTTTGGAGAATCAAAGCCCTCGAGGATTGCGGGGGATGGTTGGAGCGAACAACTGTTGAGGACATGGATATTGCCGTTCGTGCGCATCTTTGTGGATGGAAGTTCATTTATCTGAATGATGTTAAG tGTCTCTGTGAACTTCCGGAGTCCTATGAGGCATATAAAAAACAGCAATACCGCTGGCATTCGGGTCCAATGCAACTGTTCCGTTTGTGCTTCTTTGACATTCTTCGGTCAAAG GTGAGTGCTGCCAAGAAAGCAAATATgatatttctcttcttcttgctaCGGAAGCTTATCTTGCCATTCTACTCATTCACGCTCTTCTGCGTCATTCTTCCATTAACGATGTTCTTCCCAGAGGCTAACTTACCATCTTGGGTTGTTTGCTATATCCCTGGGATCATGTCCATCTTAAACATCATCCCAGCCCCAAGATCCTTCCCTTTCATAGTTCCGTATCTCCTTTTCGAAAACACCATGTCAGTTACCAAATTTGGAGCCATGATCTCTGGTTTGTTCAAGTTTGATAGTTCTTACGAGTGGGTAGTCACCAAAAAGCTAGGGAGATCCTCTGAGGCGGATCTGGTTGCATACGCAGAGTCCGGCTCTTTGGTTGAGTCCACAACCATCCAACGATCATCCTCTGATTCAGGTCTGACCGAGCTTAGCAAACTAGGAGCAGCAAAGAAAGCTggcaaaaccaaaagaaaccGTCTGTACAGAACGGAAATCGCACTCGCGTTTATCCTCTTGGCAGCCTCGGTGAGAAGCTTGTTGTCTGCGCAAGGGATCCATTTCTACTTCCTCTTGTTCCAAGGAATCACGTTCGTTATTGTCGGTCTAGATTTGATCGGGGAACAGGTCAGTTAG
- a CDS encoding basic helix-loop-helix (bHLH) DNA-binding superfamily protein (basic helix-loop-helix (bHLH) DNA-binding superfamily protein; FUNCTIONS IN: DNA binding, sequence-specific DNA binding transcription factor activity; INVOLVED IN: regulation of transcription; LOCATED IN: nucleus, chloroplast; EXPRESSED IN: 22 plant structures; EXPRESSED DURING: 11 growth stages; CONTAINS InterPro DOMAIN/s: Helix-loop-helix DNA-binding domain (InterPro:IPR001092), Helix-loop-helix DNA-binding (InterPro:IPR011598); BEST Arabidopsis thaliana protein match is: basic helix-loop-helix (bHLH) DNA-binding superfamily protein (TAIR:AT5G48560.1); Has 2639 Blast hits to 2308 proteins in 133 species: Archae - 0; Bacteria - 4; Metazoa - 62; Fungi - 52; Plants - 2177; Viruses - 0; Other Eukaryotes - 344 (source: NCBI BLink).) — protein MENELFMNAGVSHPPVMTSPSSSSAMLKWVSMETQPVDPSLSRNLFWEKSTEQSIFDSALSSLVSSPTPSNSNFSVGGVGGENVIMRELIGKLGNIGDIYGITASNGNSCYATPMSSPPPGSMMETKTTTPMAELSGDPGFAERAARFSCFGSRSFNSRTNSPFPINNEPPITTNEKMPRVSSSPVFKPLASHVPAGESSGELSRKRKTKSKQNSPSAVSSSKEIEEKEDSDPKRCKKSEENGDKTKSIDPYKDYIHVRARRGQATDSHSLAERVRREKISERMKLLQDLVPGCNKVTGKALMLDEIINYVQSLQRQVEFLSMKLSSVNTRLDFNMDALLSKDIFPSSNNLMHHQQVLQLDSSAETLLGDHHNKNLQLNPDISSNNVINPLETSETRSFISHLPTLAHFTDSISQYSTFSEDDLHSIIHMGFAQNRLQELNQGSSNQVPSHMKAEL, from the exons ATGGAGAACGAGCTGTTTATGAATGCAGGAGTTTCGCATCCGCCGGTGATGACGTCACCGTCTTCTTCGTCGGCGATGCTTAAGTGGGTTTCAATGGAGACTCAGCCAGTGGATCCAAGTCTCAGTCGCAATCTGTTTTGGGAAAAGTCAACGGAACAGAGCATTTTTGATTCGGCTCTGAGCTCACTCGTCTCTTCTCCTACGCCGtcaaattcaaacttttcGGTTGGCGGAGTAGGTGGAGAAAATGTCATTATGAGAGAGCTCATCGGGAAACTGGGTAATATCGGCGATATCTATGGAATTACGGCGAGCAATGGAAACTCGTGTTACGCAACTCCGATGAGCTCTCCACCGCCTGGAAGTATGATGGAGACGAAAACGACGACGCCGATGGCAGAACTGTCCGGCGACCCGGGATTCGCTGAGAGAGCGGCGAGGTTCTCGTGTTTTGGTAGCCGGAGTTTTAACAGCAGAACAAACTCGCCGTTTCCGATTAATAACGAACCACCCATCACAACCAATGAGAAAATGCCACGTGTATCAAGCAGCCCAGTTTTTAAGCCTCTTGCGTCTCATGTTCCCGCCGGCGAATCGTCCGGTGAACTTTcccggaaaagaaaaactaaatccAAGCAGAATTCTCCTTCTGCAGTTTCATCATCAAAG gagattgaagagaaggaagattCTGATCCAAAGAGATGcaaaaaatcagaagaaaatggagacaAAACTAAATCAATTGATCCTTACAAAGATTACATTCATGTTAGAGCTCGACGAGGCCAAGCCACCGATAGTCACAGTCTCGCCGAACGA GTtcgaagagagaaaataagcGAAAGAATGAAGCTGCTTCAAGATCTTGTCCCTGGATGCAACAAG gtTACTGGAAAAGCACTGATGTTGGatgaaattataaactatGTCCAATCATTGCAACGACAAGTTGAG TTCTTGTCGATGAAGTTATCGTCAGTGAACACCAGGCTGGACTTTAACATGGACGCTCTCTTGTCTAAGGAT ATATTTCCTTCAAGCAACAATCTAATGCATCATCAACAAGTACTTCAATTAGATTCTTCAGCAGAAACGTTATTGGGTGATCatcacaacaaaaatttgcaattgAACCCTGATATTTCTTCTAATAACGTAATAAACCCTTTGGAAACTTCTGAAACTAGAAGCTTCATTTCTCACTTACCAACACTTGCTCATTTCACTGACTCTATTTCTCAG tattcaacattttccgAAGATGATTTACATAGCATTATTCATATGGGTTTTGCGCAAAACCGTCTCCAAGAATTGAACCAAG GTTCATCAAACCAAGTACCATCGCACATGAAAGCTGAACTTTGA
- a CDS encoding basic helix-loop-helix (bHLH) DNA-binding superfamily protein — protein MENELFMNAGVSHPPVMTSPSSSSAMLKWVSMETQPVDPSLSRNLFWEKSTEQSIFDSALSSLVSSPTPSNSNFSVGGVGGENVIMRELIGKLGNIGDIYGITASNGNSCYATPMSSPPPGSMMETKTTTPMAELSGDPGFAERAARFSCFGSRSFNSRTNSPFPINNEPPITTNEKMPRVSSSPVFKPLASHVPAGESSGELSRKRKTKSKQNSPSAVSSSKEIEEKEDSDPKRCKKSEENGDKTKSIDPYKDYIHVRARRGQATDSHSLAERVRREKISERMKLLQDLVPGCNKVTGKALMLDEIINYVQSLQRQVEFLSMKLSSVNTRLDFNMDALLSKDIFPSSNNLMHHQQVLQLDSSAETLLGDHHNKNLQLNPDISSNNVINPLETSETRSFISHLPTLAHFTDSISQVSFSKTFFYHFSFLFLFNLKRS, from the exons ATGGAGAACGAGCTGTTTATGAATGCAGGAGTTTCGCATCCGCCGGTGATGACGTCACCGTCTTCTTCGTCGGCGATGCTTAAGTGGGTTTCAATGGAGACTCAGCCAGTGGATCCAAGTCTCAGTCGCAATCTGTTTTGGGAAAAGTCAACGGAACAGAGCATTTTTGATTCGGCTCTGAGCTCACTCGTCTCTTCTCCTACGCCGtcaaattcaaacttttcGGTTGGCGGAGTAGGTGGAGAAAATGTCATTATGAGAGAGCTCATCGGGAAACTGGGTAATATCGGCGATATCTATGGAATTACGGCGAGCAATGGAAACTCGTGTTACGCAACTCCGATGAGCTCTCCACCGCCTGGAAGTATGATGGAGACGAAAACGACGACGCCGATGGCAGAACTGTCCGGCGACCCGGGATTCGCTGAGAGAGCGGCGAGGTTCTCGTGTTTTGGTAGCCGGAGTTTTAACAGCAGAACAAACTCGCCGTTTCCGATTAATAACGAACCACCCATCACAACCAATGAGAAAATGCCACGTGTATCAAGCAGCCCAGTTTTTAAGCCTCTTGCGTCTCATGTTCCCGCCGGCGAATCGTCCGGTGAACTTTcccggaaaagaaaaactaaatccAAGCAGAATTCTCCTTCTGCAGTTTCATCATCAAAG gagattgaagagaaggaagattCTGATCCAAAGAGATGcaaaaaatcagaagaaaatggagacaAAACTAAATCAATTGATCCTTACAAAGATTACATTCATGTTAGAGCTCGACGAGGCCAAGCCACCGATAGTCACAGTCTCGCCGAACGA GTtcgaagagagaaaataagcGAAAGAATGAAGCTGCTTCAAGATCTTGTCCCTGGATGCAACAAG gtTACTGGAAAAGCACTGATGTTGGatgaaattataaactatGTCCAATCATTGCAACGACAAGTTGAG TTCTTGTCGATGAAGTTATCGTCAGTGAACACCAGGCTGGACTTTAACATGGACGCTCTCTTGTCTAAGGAT ATATTTCCTTCAAGCAACAATCTAATGCATCATCAACAAGTACTTCAATTAGATTCTTCAGCAGAAACGTTATTGGGTGATCatcacaacaaaaatttgcaattgAACCCTGATATTTCTTCTAATAACGTAATAAACCCTTTGGAAACTTCTGAAACTAGAAGCTTCATTTCTCACTTACCAACACTTGCTCATTTCACTGACTCTATTTCTCAGGTTTCCTTTTCTAAAACATTCTTCtatcacttttcttttctttttctcttcaatttgAAGCGGTCTTAA
- a CDS encoding sulfate/thiosulfate import ATP-binding protein, putative (DUF506) (Protein of unknown function (DUF506); CONTAINS InterPro DOMAIN/s: Protein of unknown function DUF506, plant (InterPro:IPR006502); BEST Arabidopsis thaliana protein match is: Protein of unknown function (DUF506) (TAIR:AT3G25240.1); Has 393 Blast hits to 390 proteins in 24 species: Archae - 0; Bacteria - 0; Metazoa - 0; Fungi - 0; Plants - 391; Viruses - 0; Other Eukaryotes - 2 (source: NCBI BLink).), with protein MGFSRAKRVTDPLAEEVRARLVGCSFSSGSEHTGDGIEDYEDDDSPCLSDLVQGFLEDEVDTVDDESCWCDQDSGSDSDSDSELGELPDFADDIAKLLRNSLREDSYGRTVLVHVARAMEMLSSLGSQPEQRAVFQRKVMSLLRELGHNAAICKTKWKSSGGLTAGNHEFIDVVYTPSASSQSVRFIVDLDFSSRFQIARPTSQYARVLQSLPAVFVGKGDDLKRILRLVCDAARISLRNRGLTLPPWRKNRYMQTRWLGPYKRTTNLTPSTSGVDTVMCRAIGFDNAVGGRLFVRTR; from the coding sequence ATGGGTTTCTCTAGAGCAAAACGTGTCACTGATCCACTTGCAGAAGAGGTTAGGGCTCGTCTCGTTGGATGCAGCTTTAGCAGCGGCAGCGAACATACCGGCGACGGAATTGAAGACTACGAAGACGACGACTCGCCTTGTCTCTCTGATCTAGTACAAGGGTTCTTGGAAGATGAAGTTGATACAGTTGATGATGAGTCATGCTGGTGTGATCAAGATTCTGGTTCCGACTCGGATTCTGACTCGGAACTTGGCGAGCTCCCTGACTTTGCCGACGATATCGCCAAGCTTCTGAGGAACTCTCTCAGGGAAGATTCATACGGACGAACGGTGCTGGTACATGTGGCGAGAGCGATGGAAATGTTGTCGTCTCTCGGATCTCAGCCCGAACAGCGTGCCGTTTTCCAGCGTAAGGTCATGTCTCTTCTTAGAGAACTCGGCCACAATGCGGCCATCTGCAAAACTAAATGGAAATCCTCCGGCGGACTCACCGCCGGTAACCATGAGTTCATCGACGTCGTGTATACACCTTCCGCCTCGTCTCAGTCCGTCCGTTTCATCGTCGATTTAGATTTCTCGTCGCGGTTTCAAATCGCGAGGCCAACTTCACAGTACGCGCGTGTGCTTCAATCGCTTCCGGCGGTTTTCGTCGGAAAGGGGGATGATCTGAAGCGGATCTTGCGTCTCGTGTGTGACGCCGCGAGGATTTCTCTTAGGAACCGCGGGCTGACGCTTCCGCCGTGGAGGAAGAATCGTTATATGCAGACGCGGTGGCTTGGTCCTTACAAACGCACCACCAACTTAACGCCGTCAACTTCCGGTGTAGACACCGTCATGTGTCGTGCCATCGGTTTCGATAATGCCGTCGGAGGCCGTCTATTTGTGCGAACACGATAA